One Branchiostoma floridae strain S238N-H82 chromosome 1, Bfl_VNyyK, whole genome shotgun sequence genomic region harbors:
- the LOC118427504 gene encoding helix-loop-helix protein 2-like, whose product MLDTLQRTSTQPQPPGMVVTGETTIAQGSPRSCGSTSPTSSCSSVDAVHKSFDVTDLNGSSFPVRPREESAREAEDTAARRNKDPSLQGLSREERRRRRRATAKYRTAHATRERIRVEAFNVAFAELRKLLPTLPPDKKLSKIEILRLAICYISYLNHVLDV is encoded by the coding sequence ATGTTGGATACTCTACAGCGCACGTCCACGCAACCCCAGCCGCCGGGGATGGTGGTGACAGGCGAGACGACCATCGCACAGGGCTCCCCGAGAAGCTGTGGCTCCACCAGCCCGACCTCGAGCTGCAGTTCGGTCGACGCCGTGCACAAGTCGTTCGACGTGACGGATTTGAACGGCTCGTCGTTCCCCGTCAGACCCAGGGAAGAGTCGGCGAGGGAAGCGGAGGACACCGCCGCCAGGAGAAACAAGGACCCGTCTCTACAGGGCTTGAGCCGAGAGgagcggcggcggcggcggagAGCGACCGCCAAGTACCGCACGGCGCATGCCACGAGAGAGCGCATCAGAGTCGAAGCCTTCAACGTCGCCTTTGCCGAGCTCCGAAAACTTCTCCCCACCCTTCCCCCGGACAAGAAACTCTCCAAGATCGAAATCCTCCGGCTAGCTATTTGTTATATATCCTACCTCAACCATGTATTGGACGTGTGA